The Lutibacter sp. Hel_I_33_5 genome has a window encoding:
- a CDS encoding LuxR C-terminal-related transcriptional regulator has translation MSENTLDIFKEIFKTQKEYQGEIVEKHINKLRELDEYLPPIQSFFIVTNTTTQLYEFVSKNFEYALGLDIEKMETIGASYWFSNHHPEDLPIWMSAIEDLMLFTMTKVPLEDRSKLTYTWNFRVKNAQGEYLNLYEHQSPTFFDETGKPIIGVAHCSIVGNGEPRPIIGVIKKLNDKNEYETIYYKNYSQKLLNISLSNRELDVIRLIALNNTTKQIADKLFLSHHTISTHRKNILRKLNLSSVVELVNYSLLNQLL, from the coding sequence ATGAGTGAAAATACATTAGATATATTTAAAGAAATTTTTAAAACTCAAAAAGAATATCAAGGAGAGATTGTAGAAAAACACATTAATAAACTTAGAGAACTTGATGAATATTTACCGCCAATACAATCTTTTTTTATAGTAACCAATACTACAACTCAACTCTATGAGTTTGTTAGTAAAAATTTTGAATATGCTCTAGGCTTAGATATTGAAAAGATGGAAACAATAGGAGCTTCTTATTGGTTTTCTAATCATCATCCAGAAGATTTACCAATTTGGATGTCTGCGATAGAAGATTTAATGCTTTTTACAATGACCAAAGTGCCATTAGAAGATAGATCAAAGTTAACTTATACATGGAATTTTAGAGTTAAAAATGCTCAAGGAGAATATCTGAATTTGTATGAGCACCAGAGCCCTACTTTTTTTGATGAAACTGGAAAACCTATTATTGGGGTTGCACATTGCTCAATAGTTGGAAATGGAGAACCAAGACCTATTATTGGAGTTATAAAAAAACTAAATGATAAGAATGAATATGAGACTATTTACTATAAAAACTACTCTCAAAAATTATTAAATATTTCTTTAAGCAATAGAGAATTAGATGTGATTAGATTAATTGCTTTAAATAATACTACTAAACAAATTGCAGATAAATTATTTTTAAGTCACCATACAATTAGTACCCATAGAAAAAATATTTTACGAAAATTAAACTTAAGTTCTGTAGTTGAACTTGTTAATTATAGTTTGTTAAATCAGTTGTTATAA
- a CDS encoding C40 family peptidase: MRKLLFFISVFSLLMTSCSSTKKVVSNTNKSNSKVDKIIRVAKNYKGTKYKFGGVTRKGMDCSGLVFVSFKKENVQLPRVSRMMAKKGHAVSLNRVKKGDLLFFKTSKRHNRINHVGLITSVKNGAIKFIHSTSSRGVIESLLSQKYWKRAFVKARRVL, from the coding sequence ATGCGTAAATTATTATTTTTTATCAGTGTTTTTTCTTTGTTGATGACTTCTTGTTCATCAACAAAAAAAGTAGTGTCAAATACTAACAAATCCAATTCTAAGGTTGATAAGATTATTAGAGTCGCTAAAAATTATAAAGGAACAAAATACAAGTTTGGCGGAGTTACAAGAAAAGGAATGGATTGCTCTGGTTTAGTTTTTGTTTCCTTTAAAAAAGAAAATGTTCAGTTACCTAGAGTTTCTAGAATGATGGCGAAAAAAGGGCATGCTGTTTCATTAAATAGAGTGAAAAAAGGTGATTTACTTTTTTTTAAAACGAGTAAAAGACATAATAGAATAAACCATGTTGGTTTAATAACTTCAGTAAAAAATGGAGCTATTAAGTTTATTCATTCTACCTCTTCAAGAGGTGTTATAGAATCTTTGTTATCACAAAAATATTGGAAAAGAGCTTTTGTAAAAGCAAGAAGAGTATTGTAA